The DNA segment CGTCGTCAACTTATTGAATAGCTTAGGCCcaggaaataaaataaatacgtGTACATTGTGAGGATCGAACCTCAGCAAGACAACCAGATGCTCTGACTGTTAGGTCACAGTTGCATGCATACTTGTCCCGTGTCAACACAAGGTACCTTTTTGAGACGATTGGTGCGTGTGTCATGTAGCGTAGCATTTTTGCAAGAAGGCACGTGACCGTGCGTGTCAGCTTCCAGTAGGCCAAATAGGTGGCACTTCAACGTACATGTGCGGTTTATTTTAAGACAACTGAAGCTCGCAGTGCCACTGCgagaaagaaacagcttcgctggaaattgatCTGTGATGCAGCGAGGTGCTAAaaatctagttttttttttcttaatgtcctCTTCCCGCATATTTACGTATCAAATATCCACAGCGCCATATGGTAGCATTACAATTTATATCACCGCCATCTGACGCGGAAAGTCCAGCGTAGCAAGGCTGGCGTGTTCAGGCGTCCATTATATCTCCCTGAACAATAGTTATTGCTTCACAGCTGATGATAGTCAAGCGCGGCGACCTAACAGGCCACGCACCTGTGCTGCCTAAGGCGTTGGAGCGTTTATCTCTCTTCTGTAGGCCACCTCATTTCCATCAGCCTCTACACTTTGGGTTGTTATCGACCTCAATCCGGATCAGGGACCGGCGTGCACGTTATCGGCGGTCACTGCGTGTGCTGGACGACAGCTGTTTTCAGTCCCGATGATTTCACTGCGCTTCAGAGTATAAAAGCGTGGCATGCGTCGAGGATGTCAAATCATTGCGGAAAGCATTGTGCACAGATTTCGTTGTGAGTGTTATTCGGACGTCAGCGGAATCTTAGAAGCATGAATACAGCTCTGGTTTCCTGCTTCCTGACGTGTGTCCTTTTTGGTAAGCCACGCTAACTATTACGGAAACGCGCCTGTGTCGTTGTTAGTTTACCGTCACGGTGATGTTTCATTTCATCTGTGTTTTCTTTCCGCGTCGCAATGCCGGCGACCAGAACTGCACTGAAATCTGCCAGTATGATAAAAGAGCGCCATTCAGTTGCATCGGCTGAATTACTTGAACATGGACAATACTGCCAAGGCCAATTACATTGTAATTTTATATATTAAACAAAGCTTCACTATTTAAAATTTTATATTCTCATCATGACACATGTCCCAATTAGCGTAGTGAAACCGATTTGTAATGAATCCGTTTCCATTTAGCAGAAATCGCGCTAATAGCACCGAGTTAGAGAGGTACGCACTGATAATCTTTGAACAAATGGTGCTGATGTTAGCTAACATTTAACAGAAACTATTATTTAGCCAACAAGTTCATTTGTAACTATCACAGACTTCCTGATCTACACATCCGCGATCCTGAATAACAGTTAGGTTTCTGAAAAATTGCTCATAATATCCCTGAAGTACAGTTGCTCATTTGAAAGTACAAAATTACAAACGGACAAGAAACTAATCTAGTAGTATAGCATTGCCTTTACAGCAATATTCTGCAGGCTTTGTAGGGACGTCCTGCAGACGGTTTATTTTGCACACAGCGAGATGCAGAAGTTTAGTACTTACTGCTAAGTACCGGACCTTTAGGAATGGTGTCTTCGTAAGTGGATTGAACGTTAGTATACTTGCATTTATTGCTAGATAGTGTATTGGAACTGGATATGTTACTTTCAGAACCAATTTGTGAAAATGGGTTCAATAGCGTTGGATCTGAGACCTCTAGCATTCCACTGGGAGGCCAGCGCAATTGTAAATTAGGGAAATCGGCGAGCTTGTTGAAAGCTTACAATTCTTCAACCTGTGGCAAGCATAGCGATCATATCACTGAACACAGTCTTCAAGTGTTCTGGCCATGCGGTGCAGCTGTGTGACGAGAACCAATACGTGAAGGTCAGAAAGCAACACGCGAACAGCTGCAGCTCCTGAAGACCTCAGTGACCGACAGTAGCCTCGATATGCACCTCCGGATGAATCGAAACCCTCTCCTTCCTTTTCATCCTCTAACATCCCCATCTCCTTTGAAGGGTAGCAAACATGACGCGTGTCTTGTTGACCTCACTGCTTttccttctatctctctctttacTACGCGTGGACAATGTCGCTAAAATGGAGGATAAGACTTGTTGGTAGTGCACTATGTGGAAAGCACAAGCACACAAACAGCATTGAGGGAGGGGGACACCACAGTGGCTTGTGGCAACCTGTTATTTTGTAGCTTGCGCGTTTGCGCTTTAGACATAATTGTATTTCACATATAGTCACATTAAATGCATCTTCCAGTGCTCTCGACCCTGTGAGATGCTTACGCGGTGGTGATGCTTACGTATTTCCTCATAGCAATGGCCGCCGGAGAGGTGGACGTGCAGGACTGGTACCGCGGCGTGGACTTCGACGTGGGCTGCCGACCGGCCCCGGTAACCGGTCTGTGCAAGGCCTCGTTCCTGCGCTGGTACTTTGACGTGGCTGCCGGCGAATGCAAGCAGTTCATTTACGGAGGATGCGGTGGTAACGAGAACAGATACCAAACCATGAGGGAGTGCGAGATCGCCTGCCTCCGTAAGTGTCTCCTAAATGGTTTAACAACATTTGTAGCAGATTAACGACACTGTTTCCTTTTGGCTAAGTTCATTGAAGTTCAGGCATAATTTAGGAAGTGTAGAGCTATAGCTTAGCTGAAGGGTTGATATTGTGAGCACAGCTGTGGGGTTGGACGTTTATGTAAACGTCAGTGAATTCAAGGAAGTACCACTCGGAGCAGATGATTTGCGTAGTAATAGGTTCGTTACAGCTAACGAGGCACAGACATGCcatacactctaagaacagttgcaccctttggggcgtatttttgccacagaacaataatcgtcatctgacttgcgtggctttcctttctttaacgcggtgcgcccggcacttctcggtcacgaacgacaagagcgttatcagcgtgacacagcgttctcgacaggaaagtagcaagtgcagagttttcaagatagtaaacgcaagcaagacagatgacgattattgttgtgtggcaaaaatgcaccccaaagggtgcaactgtttttagagtgtaggttCTTAAATGAAGGTGCGTTTACTGGAGAGGAAACGTAGTGCGGGTTAGTCGATATGGCTGAATACATGTACAGGCAATTACAGAGTGCGTGTCAAACGGAGCGTACAGCAGAAACTGAAAAATTGAAACTGAATTGAAATAGTATTTTTTGCTCGGGAACGTTATAGATTTTGCCCCATAAACGAACAGCATCTTTTATATTTCCATTTACACATGTATTGAAAAATTGTCATAATACCTATTACACCTATCACGGAGGCTGGCTATGGTTGAAAAGGTACCTTGTTGATCCATTTCATGATGCGTTCGTTTTCTAGGGAACTTAGGCTACCACGGAACATTTGTGTAGTCTTTTTCCTTGTATATTCAATTCGTCGAAATTATGTTTTGTCTTTTGTTGCCGAGAGTGACTCACCGTCGTGAGGgactttttttctttgcaggttgATTCACCTGGATGACTTCAGCGAAAGAAACCCCGAGCACAGATTGGTACTCAAGAAACTCCTATATATCGTTTCCGTCACGGAATAAATTGGCTTCGCCGTTCTATTTCGTAGTCTTATCTGCTCATTGGAGTAGTATTAAGTTCTAACAAACATGGCGTCTGGCTGGAGTGATGTTCTATTTCACATTGATATGAAAATGTAATTTAGTATTTCCCTAACAGTGAAACCGTCTGCCGAGAAGTAAACTAGACTGCGTCAAGACACCTAGTGTCGGAGATGTTTAGTGTAAGAAATGGGCCTAAAAATCAggcgctgtaaattgcgtaaaatatataacgATTTAAATTATGAAAGCGATGCGTGGAATGAATATAAAAATTTCGTTGGGAAAGGATGATGTAGTAAAATGTGTGAGTGACCGTAACACTACTGCAGCAACAGGGCTCTTGAATGCAAGGCTTGAACGCTCGTGCTCAACAAAACatacttggggcgctataacgtaaaatgattccaaacttttttgactccaaactcctgacgtcaaatttacgtaaccaccgacgcaagcatggggcggtgacccgcagcgttttctgtacaacccaatcaaacactgtcctcgtttataggaggtcacctttgtttgctttcaaaaccaataacattgtctacattcagtggtttttcttatataattggctgccaagaggcgaggagcatgctctagtggagagggttccgatgaagccgagccagcacagtgaaattagataaccgcatgaagagcgcggtgccggcttctccgattggtccgcttcgccttacttagcttgcgatggctggtcgaaaatcgcggcggcgtgcaacggaagaataagaatgccgctaaaacggatccttagCAAGGATGAactggcagagcgatgtcgtatgcatgccgaaagggctcgctaacgttttactgccacgcaaagggtttatcatgcgcaaatacatacatgctcaccggcaggtgcgagtagcgagggcctgagcgatcggcgggcagccatcttctattcctttcggaactgGGCAGCCTGTGGCTATTcaaaaaaattttcagttttgttcggcatttattgcattttttttcgcgtacacgtcactttgacgtggtgagttttcgcggttttgtgaggtcacgtgacatacagacgaagtgggcgtagccagaaaatatTGGACCAATACCTGAGGGCTAATGCTGAAAAGGCGTCGAGTCAGGaatgattgtttttcttttgtgcggtttaatcatgcataatcagtatgtacatgttatatcagatggggagctatcgcggttttcgtgacgtcgcgtgacagacaggcgaagttgggagtgtcccgaaaatgttttgaccaatcgtggagactgattgcagaaattggaatcaaaacagttcggaATCATTTTGCGATATAGCGCCCGTGCATTGCAAATACAATCACCACGAGGGAGTCTTTGTTTCAAATAACCTGGACAGATGAATTTTAGGATGTAAATAATGTGAAACTGATTAAAGCTGTTTTAAAGTTGACAGCTCAGTGGCAATTTCGCGGCAAATGCGAGGGAAATTCGTTAGCATTACCACGCACCTTTTTTGAGGACCCGGATCCTCAATTTAAACCGGGTTCACCACATTGTGAATTGTAATTCAGGAACACACTCGACACACCACCTGCATCTTCGTGGAGGGAAGTGCACCCGACGCTGATTCTGGGCAGACCACCACCAGTCAcactatacatacatatatatgtatatataagcatatcataagaagccagcaaacaataACACCAAAGACAACActggggaaattacttgtacttattatttgaattaaagaaatgataaattaatggaaatggatgaaaaaacaactgtccgcaggtggggaacgaacccacgtcttcgcattacgcgtgcgatgctctcaccattgagctaccgctcctatatatatatatatatatatatatatataggaagttTAATagaaatcaggcccctcggtttcATTTCTTCTAGTTcatccacacacacacatttagAGGTTCTTTCACGAAACTTgagccaaaccttaaaaatatgcaaatgcgacgtagctggaccgaacctataggtaatgttgtttgccgtcgcgtGGAAATACTTAGCATATTTTCTTGCATTCCACATAATTAGATAATAAGTTTTAATTAGTTATTCAACTTAATTATAATATTTACATGAAAGGTGTCAATGGGAAATTTATAGAGCAACAAGAACAAAACGCTTAACctcgcactcggccgcgcaacgcttgaaacagtcaAGCTGGGCGAGCGTAGACCAGCATTTtccgcgtctcggacttacggccgtcactgcgcgttgcatagcgcagcttgcgacaccgacaccgcgttccaatgccgacaacgcgttccagcagacccgctccgtgaatgcgtctctctgcCTCTCGCtgtcatagcgcgcaaaacctctttttCACGTCggagagcacgagcgtacgaacgcgacagctgtggacgaagacgacgacgctcgaacgcaatcatatggttcgcataaatgcatgttctgcaagcgtgacgAACCTGCGCCTGAatggatgcacttgttggacgcatgtgtgtgtttgccagagttttaagtgtgtagctatgttCGCACTGTAATAtatcttcagttttgttttccatgtaataaaaagttgtcgcagtttcacctgaaaggtgaagcatcaattgcgatagcaaatttttagagagatatacggagtaatgatattagctttatcagctgtataaacttggacatgcagcagcaccggcaacgcgccgaactgttgtcgacgccgtcggcattttgcccgcgttcgctcaaaatgcgtgcggcgttggtgactgttgccggagcctctgatataaataggcacttggtgccgcagctaaacgtcgcctcccttccctcccccttccccccctcccccacggcctctcgcgcatcggaagaaggcgcgtttgctctacatatatggtgattgtaaaggaggaaagagacgcctacttctgcagcccttaaggaagcacggcgcagaacgcgcgtttgttctccgccgtgcgttcactccccgtgaaagagcgcgtccctcgcgccctttcactcgcacatacagcgttcggcggcgcgcggccacgatttcatctccattgacgtcatacggaacctcacggcgacggcgacggcgacgccgacggcagaaatctgcttttgagtgtccatataattgctatcgcaataaaagaaaaaaatagcctagtggttacgacgctcgcgttggaaccgtgggtacgcgggtttgaatcccgcctcggcaagaatgtttattttctttcatttcttgatatgaaccacaaactacaaattacggctggcttaaccaGCTTCGCTTTATCGGGATttctaacagcttcgctgttaaaactcccgctaaagctttctgttgctcattacCTGCTATATAAAAGTTTTTTCCGAGCGTTGCCCGTTTTACGGGCAACGAAGTTTTTTGCACAAATAAAGTTTTGTTactccgagcgtgaaaggagcccgcgaatacacgctaagtgcctcgacTAGCTTGTGGCGCggcaattttgcttgtattcgcgggctcttCGCGCAACAGCGCTTGCGTCTTCAAGAGCTAGTTTGCGTTAGTCCATTGTTGTTTATATTACAATACTGTTACAATGTGTCCCTTCCCCCGTAACTCTACGAACAACTTGCCTACAGTGTCATTTGTGCAGGCAATAGTCCGCGAAGAACTCGCTAATCTGGGAGTTCATTCTATAAGTGCCGTTGCCGCTTCACATCTGTCTCTTGCTCCTTGCCCATCGAGTGGTCAGCGGTATCCTGCACGCTACCGAAATCCAGCCCAGTGGCGAACCGCAGACGATCGGGCAATCTGTTTTGCCTGCCAGCGTATCGGTCACTTTGCTAGCCATTGTAAGAACCGCACTGTCTCCTCCCCTCGACGACCGCCATTCGCCAGTTATTATCGCCCCGAACAGAGTCAGCATCGTTACCCGCGGCCATTTGAACTGCAACAGCCAAACAATGGCGCTCGTGCCCTTTGGAACAGTTTCTCTCGCCGTTATTTCaacgtcaccagtcccgttcgccaccagctcgtcgacCATCGTCCCTATCACCGCAAGCTCGTCGTCCTCCGTTCCCGATGCATCCCCATCGCCTGTCaacggaaaactaagcgatgcagctcccggcggtgatgctgcattgacgaTTCGACCGCAAAAccctctgatcactttgccgaccaaACGGAACTTGATGCTGTTGTTGGATTTTGTAGTCGATGGCGtcagtgtcccagcactcattgacaTTGGCGGGCACAGTTCATGAGGGCCCAGTTCCGCCAACCCCTGAACAAAGTTCTCACACCCGTTGCATCACGCAGCCTCCACGTCGCCGAAGGAGGAACGCCTACcgtgcttggtatgtgcactgctcgcattcTGGGGCGCCTAACCACTGTGTTGTTTGCCGTTTTTGGAACAATGCCCCTACGACGTTATACTCAGCTTAGATTTTTTGTCGTCCCATTCCGCCCTCTTTTTGCTGCACGTGTAGCGTCATTCAGCTTGAGCTATCCTACGGCTGCTATATATAGTCCACCCGTCACACAGCCACGGTTATGCTCTGCCGAAGACATCCGCCTGTACCCCCAAGCCACTGCGTACGTCACTCTCATGTCGTTTCCATCTGTTCctttagtaggacgttctggttCTGGCGAGCTAGTTTCTTCATAGCTTTTAGACATTTTTAgaactgcgcgaaaaaacgaggacacacgagaaaaacacacacgacaccacgagcgcaccACGAGAGTggtgcgctcgtggtgtcgtgtgtgttcccCCGGTGGCATACTGTTCGAAAGGAATTTGGGCGTACCCCATACCGTGCTCACTATTACAGGCAATCAGACTTCGCTCCCTCGGCTTAATTTTAACTGCTCGCAACAAATTGTTCCCAGGagcatgtgatgatgatgatgatgatgcctcaatacttggcacaacccactgagggggataggccacgaaccgggtggtattatgatagaaatttgaaataaattaatttataaatacataagtataagaataaaaataaatgactaattgaaaatgagaaataaagcaataataaaagaattaagtagtgtttactaagttagtcagccttgcctgaataggaatagtaatatgaatttaataataaattaaatacagcaaagaaaatacgtagattttgaataataataataataataataataataataataataacataattgtggttttatgactttacttttttgaatttgctaaagctataatttattgaaggataaataaagcaatcacgtaacaatgggaaaatattaataaggcaatctttttgtgtcacataaaaagttataaatggctcggcaaacattcccgtggccatatcctaacaccgtggctccaagcgagagtaaaactgaactgcttaacggcagtcctagattacgaagtgggatttctaaacatcgtggtcgatgattagaaaaccgccgacaggatagtaAAAATAGATAGAGCATGTCCTTGGGCGACAttttgccttcttcttcttctttcttgggttttaagtgccaaaaccagttctgattatgaggcactccgtagtggagggctccggaataattttgaccacctggggttctttaacgtgcactacaacgcaagcacacgggcgtttttgcatttcgcctccatctaaatgcggccgccgcgatctcgtgctcagcagcgcaacgccttagctgactaagccaccatCAACGAATGCGAGTTATTGGTTTTTGACGCAGCAATTCCGTCGACCTCTACAGGAACCTCCGATTCACCTACTCTCGTCACAGGCGAATTTAGCaagatgattgcacctgaccttctTCCTGGACAAGCTGCTGATCTCCTCCGTCTCATGGAAAAGTACAGCGACATTTTCTACCTTGACGGCCGCCCTTTAGCCCAGACATCGGCGGTCGCCCATCGTATTTACACCGGCGACGCAAATCCGATACGACGCCGGCCGTACCGTGTTTCACATGCTGAACGACAAGTGATACGACGAGAAGCTGATAAGATATTGACTAAAGGCGTTATCTAGCCATCTTGCGGCCCCTGTTGTCCTTTTCAAGAAGAACGAGCCGCAGTTTTgggcgcttttgcgtcgattaccgacaCCTCAACAAAATCGCACGCAAGGATGTCTAACCCTTGTCGCGTATTGCtgacgctttggactgcttgcacggagccaagtacttttcatccataaaccttcgatcaggctattggcaaatctcggTAGATGACATGTACCGCTAGACaactgccttcgtaacacctGACAGCCTCTACTAAATACCAGCCTCTACGAAAAT comes from the Dermacentor silvarum isolate Dsil-2018 chromosome 9, BIME_Dsil_1.4, whole genome shotgun sequence genome and includes:
- the LOC119464731 gene encoding PI-actitoxin-Aeq3b — protein: MNTALVSCFLTCVLFAMAAGEVDVQDWYRGVDFDVGCRPAPVTGLCKASFLRWYFDVAAGECKQFIYGGCGGNENRYQTMRECEIACLR